The following coding sequences are from one Cervus canadensis isolate Bull #8, Minnesota chromosome 4, ASM1932006v1, whole genome shotgun sequence window:
- the LOC122440373 gene encoding putative methyl-CpG-binding domain protein 3-like 3: protein MEKPELDRPLSQPLLRLRRNMMPEDLEKRRQEVLVKAKQRRRDRCLLPLRLTSCIFQKPVTRITSHPGNVVRRRRCEETLEKPQQAFAFQRLQGLQAYSPEGEPFRTMDSANVSGIIAQRGAGESLGPDGAWSLHTSPEPILAQSSDGAELNPRLGLFLPHALCRQPVKDADIRRQSRKVKRARERLAMALRADRLAREAERARCQKKRSRELKEK, encoded by the exons ATGGAGAAACCTGAACTGGACAGACCTCTAAGTCAGCCTCTTCTG aggCTCAGAAGAAATATGATGCCTGAagacctggagaagagaagacagGAGGTTTTAGTCAAGGCCAAGCAGAGGCGTCGTGACAGATGTTTACTTCCTCTGAGGCTGACCAGCTGCATTTTCCAGAAGCCAGTCACAAGGATAACTTCTCATCCTGGCAATGTGGTCAGAAGACGTCGATGCGAGGAGACCCTGGAAAAGCCCCAGCAAGCCTTTGCATTCCAGAGACTGCAGGGGCTCCAAGCCTACAGCCCTGAAGGAGAACCTTTCAGGACCATGGACAGCGCAAACGTTTCCGGGATCATTGCTCAGCGTGGTGCCGGTGAATCCCTGGGCCCTGATGGTGCCTGGTCTCTgcacaccagccctgagcccatCCTTGCCCAGTCTTCAGATGGGGCAGAGCTGAACCCAAGGTTGGGGCTCTTTCTCCCACACGCCCTCTGCAGACAACCAGTAAAAGATGCAGATATTCGCCGACAGTCTCGGAAAGTGAAGAGAGCAAGGGAGAGATTGGCTATGGCCTTGAGGGCAGACAGGCTtgccagggaggcagagagagccaGGTGCCAGAAAAAACGTTCCCGagaactgaaggaaaaatag